In Luteimonas sp. MC1750, the following proteins share a genomic window:
- the ftsA gene encoding cell division protein FtsA: MNRKGDKALIVGLDIGTSKVVALVGEYSPGNPIEVIGIGSHESRGLKRGVVVDIESTVQSIQRAIEEAELMAGCDIRSVYASISGSHVQCKNSPGIVPIRDGEVTWSDLDRVLDAAKAVAIPADQKILHAIPREYVLDDSQEGIRNPVGMTGVRLEVHAHLVVCAQSAAANISKCVQRCDLQIDDLVLSSLASSTAVLTSDERELGVVMVDIGAGTTDLAVFVQGAICHTSSLPIAGDKVTEDIAHMLRTPTPEAEQIKVRYACALAQLATSEESIQVPSVGDRPPRRLPRQSLAQAVQARYEEIFEMVQAELRRSGFEQHVRAGMVLTGGAAKMEGVVELAEEMLQMPVRVGIPQHVTGLGEVVNNPVHATGVGLLLMGSQIEHPRRPVLPTGRAGSVLKKLKTWFQGEF, translated from the coding sequence ATGAACCGCAAAGGCGACAAGGCCCTGATCGTCGGCCTCGACATCGGCACCTCCAAGGTGGTGGCCCTGGTGGGCGAGTACTCGCCGGGCAACCCGATCGAGGTGATCGGCATCGGCAGCCACGAATCGCGCGGGCTCAAGCGCGGCGTGGTGGTCGACATCGAGTCCACCGTGCAGTCGATCCAGCGCGCGATCGAAGAGGCCGAGCTGATGGCCGGCTGCGACATCCGCTCGGTCTACGCCTCGATCTCAGGCAGCCACGTGCAGTGCAAGAACTCGCCGGGCATCGTGCCGATCCGCGACGGCGAAGTGACTTGGTCGGACCTCGACCGCGTGCTCGACGCCGCCAAGGCGGTCGCGATCCCGGCCGACCAGAAGATCCTGCACGCGATCCCGCGCGAATACGTGCTCGATGATTCGCAGGAAGGCATCCGCAACCCCGTCGGCATGACCGGCGTGCGCCTGGAGGTGCATGCGCACCTGGTGGTCTGCGCGCAGTCGGCCGCCGCCAATATCTCGAAGTGCGTGCAGCGCTGCGACCTGCAGATCGACGACCTGGTGCTCTCCTCGCTGGCCTCGAGCACCGCGGTGCTGACCAGCGACGAGCGCGAGCTGGGCGTGGTGATGGTCGACATCGGCGCCGGCACCACGGATCTCGCCGTGTTCGTGCAGGGTGCGATCTGCCACACCTCGTCGCTGCCGATCGCCGGCGACAAGGTGACCGAGGACATCGCGCACATGCTGCGCACGCCCACGCCCGAGGCCGAGCAGATCAAGGTCCGCTACGCCTGCGCGCTGGCGCAGCTGGCGACCAGCGAGGAGTCGATCCAGGTGCCGAGCGTCGGCGACCGCCCGCCGCGGCGCCTGCCGCGCCAGTCGCTGGCCCAGGCCGTGCAGGCGCGCTACGAGGAGATCTTCGAGATGGTGCAGGCCGAACTGCGCCGCTCGGGCTTCGAGCAGCACGTGCGCGCCGGCATGGTGCTCACCGGCGGCGCCGCGAAGATGGAAGGCGTGGTCGAACTGGCCGAGGAAATGCTGCAGATGCCGGTGCGCGTGGGCATCCCGCAGCACGTCACCGGCCTGGGCGAAGTGGTCAACAACCCGGTCCACGCCACCGGCGTCGGCCTGCTGCTCATGGGCAGCCAGATCGAGCACCCACGCCGCCCCGTGCTGCCCACCGGCCGCGCCGGCAGCGTCCTGAAGAAGCTCAAGACCTGGTTCCAGGGGGAGTTCTGA
- the ftsZ gene encoding cell division protein FtsZ — protein MAHFELVEKMAPNAVIKVIGVGGGGGNAVNHMVNSSVDGVEFITANTDAQAIKNCGSKLQLQLGTSVTKGLGAGANPEVGRQAALEDRDQIMEALQGADMVFITAGMGGGTGTGAAPVVAQLAKEMGILTVAVVTKPFPFEGRRRMQVALKGIEELAASCDSLITIPNEKLITVLGRNATMVQAFRAANDVLLGAVQGIADLIVRPGLINVDFADVRTVMGEMGLAMMGTGTARGDDRAQAAAESAIQNPLLDDVNLAGANGILVNITAGPDFTMSEFDEVGRTVENFASEDATIVIGTVLDPDMQDDVRVTVVATGLNASRARSTGHGHGRADAYQEPQRRSHIQLINTGRRDGTTGMLIEDEVQQPVAATGGFGLRRGSAEPAAAPVTPAVADFGGGNESGYLDIPAFLRRQAD, from the coding sequence ATGGCGCACTTCGAACTGGTTGAAAAGATGGCTCCCAACGCCGTCATCAAGGTCATCGGCGTGGGTGGCGGCGGTGGCAACGCCGTCAACCACATGGTCAACAGCAGCGTGGACGGCGTGGAGTTCATCACCGCCAACACCGACGCGCAGGCGATCAAGAACTGCGGCTCCAAGCTGCAGCTGCAGCTCGGCACCAGCGTCACCAAGGGCCTGGGCGCAGGTGCCAATCCGGAAGTCGGCCGCCAGGCCGCGCTCGAGGACCGCGACCAGATCATGGAAGCGCTGCAGGGCGCGGACATGGTCTTCATCACCGCCGGCATGGGCGGCGGCACCGGCACCGGTGCGGCGCCCGTCGTCGCGCAGCTGGCCAAGGAGATGGGCATCCTGACCGTCGCCGTGGTCACCAAGCCGTTTCCGTTCGAAGGCCGCCGCCGCATGCAGGTCGCGCTGAAGGGCATCGAGGAGCTGGCCGCCAGCTGCGACTCGCTGATCACCATCCCCAACGAGAAGTTGATCACCGTGCTCGGCCGCAACGCCACCATGGTGCAGGCCTTCCGCGCCGCCAACGACGTGCTGCTGGGCGCCGTGCAGGGCATCGCCGACCTGATCGTGCGCCCGGGCCTGATCAACGTCGACTTCGCCGACGTGCGCACCGTGATGGGCGAGATGGGCCTGGCGATGATGGGCACCGGCACCGCCCGCGGCGACGACCGCGCCCAGGCCGCCGCCGAGTCCGCGATCCAGAACCCGCTGCTCGACGACGTCAACCTGGCCGGCGCCAACGGCATCCTGGTCAACATCACCGCCGGCCCGGACTTCACCATGAGCGAGTTCGACGAAGTCGGCCGCACGGTGGAGAACTTCGCCAGCGAGGACGCGACCATCGTCATCGGCACCGTGCTCGACCCGGACATGCAGGACGACGTTCGGGTCACGGTCGTGGCGACCGGCCTCAACGCCAGCCGCGCCCGCAGCACCGGCCACGGCCATGGCCGCGCCGACGCCTACCAGGAGCCCCAGCGCCGCTCGCACATCCAGCTGATCAACACCGGCCGCCGAGACGGCACCACCGGCATGCTGATCGAGGATGAGGTGCAGCAGCCGGTCGCGGCCACGGGCGGCTTCGGCCTGCGCCGCGGCTCGGCCGAGCCGGCCGCCGCGCCGGTCACGCCCGCCGTCGCCGACTTCGGCGGTGGCAACGAGTCCGGCTACCTCGACATCCCGGCCTTCCTGCGCCGCCAGGCCGACTGA
- the mraY gene encoding phospho-N-acetylmuramoyl-pentapeptide-transferase, which translates to MLLELTRWLQQLEGLFGLFGYLTFRGILAALTSLALSLWWGPAVIRKLAQYKGGQPIRQDGPQTHFSKAGTPTMGGGLILITVLASVLLWGDLRNKHVWLVLVVMAGFGAIGWWDDWIKIVKRDPNGMRSRTKYALQSVIGLAAGLFLWFSADTPVATTFYIPFFKAVALPLAGVSFVAIAYFWIVGFSNAVNLTDGLDGLAIMPTVLVACALGVFAYASGNAVFAEYLQIPRVPGAGELVIICAAIAGSGLGFLWFNTYPAMVFMGDIGALALGAVLGCIAVIVRQELVLVVMGGIFVIETLSVMIQVASFKLTGKRVFRMAPIHHHFELKGWPEPRVIVRFWIISVILVLVGLATLKVR; encoded by the coding sequence ATGCTGCTTGAACTCACGCGCTGGCTGCAGCAGCTCGAAGGCCTGTTCGGCCTGTTCGGCTACTTGACCTTCCGCGGCATCCTCGCGGCCCTCACCTCGCTGGCGCTGTCGCTCTGGTGGGGTCCGGCGGTGATCCGCAAGCTGGCCCAGTACAAGGGTGGGCAGCCGATCCGCCAGGACGGGCCGCAGACGCATTTCTCCAAGGCCGGCACGCCGACCATGGGCGGTGGGCTGATCCTGATCACGGTGCTGGCCTCGGTGCTGCTGTGGGGCGACCTGCGCAACAAGCACGTGTGGCTGGTGCTGGTGGTGATGGCCGGCTTCGGTGCCATCGGCTGGTGGGACGACTGGATCAAGATCGTCAAGCGCGACCCCAACGGCATGCGCTCGCGCACCAAGTACGCGCTGCAGTCGGTGATCGGCCTCGCCGCCGGCCTGTTCCTGTGGTTCAGCGCCGACACGCCCGTCGCGACCACGTTCTACATCCCGTTCTTCAAGGCGGTGGCACTGCCGCTGGCCGGCGTGTCCTTCGTCGCCATCGCCTACTTCTGGATTGTCGGCTTCTCCAACGCGGTCAACCTGACCGACGGCCTGGACGGCCTGGCGATCATGCCGACCGTGCTGGTGGCCTGCGCGCTGGGCGTGTTCGCCTATGCCTCGGGCAACGCGGTGTTCGCCGAGTACCTGCAGATCCCGCGGGTGCCGGGGGCCGGCGAGCTGGTGATCATCTGCGCCGCGATCGCGGGGTCCGGCCTCGGATTCCTCTGGTTCAACACCTATCCGGCGATGGTCTTCATGGGCGACATCGGCGCGCTGGCGCTGGGTGCCGTGCTCGGCTGCATCGCGGTGATCGTGCGGCAGGAGCTGGTGCTGGTGGTGATGGGCGGCATCTTCGTGATCGAGACGCTGTCGGTGATGATCCAGGTCGCCAGCTTCAAGCTCACCGGCAAGCGCGTGTTCCGCATGGCGCCGATCCACCACCACTTCGAGCTCAAGGGCTGGCCGGAGCCGCGCGTGATCGTGCGCTTCTGGATCATCTCGGTGATCCTCGTGCTGGTCGGCCTCGCCACCTTGAAGGTGCGCTGA
- a CDS encoding D-alanine--D-alanine ligase, protein MSLHLPALRVTDATAFGRVAVLLGGDTSEREVSLDSGAGVLEALRSRGVDAHAVDGVPTLLAELQAGRYARVFNILHGGAGENGTLQGLLDALGVPYTGSRVLGSALTMDKIRTKQVWLSEGLPTPRYERLAKGADLAAAAARLGYPVFVKPSSEGSSVGVFRVLAEADLAPAIAFAAAYDGELLMEQMVRGDELTVGILGDVALPSIRIVPAGEWYDYHAKYVAEDTQYLCPGLDGEDEAAIRDLALRAFRAAACSGWGRVDVMRDRERGLQLIEVNTAPGMTSHSLVPKAAAQLGCDYAELCWRVLEQTL, encoded by the coding sequence ATGAGCCTGCACCTGCCCGCACTGCGCGTGACCGATGCCACCGCCTTCGGCCGCGTGGCCGTGCTGCTGGGCGGCGACACCAGCGAGCGCGAGGTGTCGCTGGACTCCGGCGCCGGCGTGCTCGAGGCCCTGCGCTCGCGCGGCGTGGACGCGCACGCCGTCGACGGCGTCCCGACGCTGCTGGCCGAGCTGCAGGCCGGGCGCTACGCCCGCGTGTTCAACATCCTCCACGGCGGCGCCGGCGAGAACGGCACGCTCCAGGGCCTGCTCGACGCGCTTGGCGTGCCGTACACCGGCTCGCGCGTGCTTGGCAGCGCGCTGACCATGGACAAGATCCGCACCAAGCAGGTCTGGCTGTCCGAAGGCCTGCCGACCCCCCGCTACGAGCGGCTGGCGAAGGGCGCCGACCTGGCCGCCGCCGCCGCGCGCCTCGGCTATCCCGTGTTCGTCAAACCGTCGTCCGAAGGCTCCAGCGTCGGCGTGTTCCGCGTGCTGGCCGAGGCCGACCTGGCGCCGGCGATCGCGTTCGCGGCCGCGTACGACGGCGAGCTGCTGATGGAGCAGATGGTGCGCGGCGACGAGCTGACCGTCGGCATCCTCGGCGACGTCGCCCTGCCGTCGATCCGCATCGTGCCGGCCGGCGAGTGGTACGACTACCACGCCAAGTACGTCGCCGAGGACACGCAGTACCTGTGTCCGGGCCTCGACGGCGAGGACGAAGCCGCGATCCGCGACCTGGCGCTGCGCGCCTTCCGCGCGGCGGCGTGCAGCGGCTGGGGCCGCGTCGACGTGATGCGCGACCGCGAGCGCGGCCTGCAGCTGATCGAGGTGAACACCGCGCCGGGCATGACCAGCCATTCCCTGGTGCCCAAGGCCGCCGCGCAGCTGGGTTGTGACTACGCCGAGCTGTGCTGGCGCGTGCTGGAGCAGACGCTGTGA
- the ftsW gene encoding putative lipid II flippase FtsW gives MDRTHDRSSQAVRLESIGGRYDPWMLGAALALASLGIVMVGSSSIAIGEELGVGPNYFLVRHVVFMGLGGVLAFMAMRLELKTVERYDRLLLLGCVLALLAVFIPGLGSSVNGAQRWINLGVSKFQAVEAVKVMYIVWLASYLVRFRDEVNATWGAMLKPIGVAVVLMVLLAFQPDFGSLALILAITAGMLVLGGVHLPRMAAPVVLLLPALAAVAIAEPYRMRRLTSFMDPFADPFNSGYQLANALMAVGRGEFWGVGLGASIQKLNYLPEAHTDFILAVIAEELGFVGVCLVIGLYALLVGRAFLIGLRCVENRRHFAGYIAFGIALWMSLQTLVSIGVNLGLLPTKGLTLPLVSSGGSSVMMTCVAVGLLLRVSYELDRTQRQVARLRGEAASPAAPPAPMPATTQPVPSLAARGTSRLRQRIEPRLSPGAQA, from the coding sequence ATGGACAGGACCCACGACCGCAGCAGCCAGGCCGTCCGCCTCGAGTCCATCGGCGGGCGCTACGACCCGTGGATGCTCGGTGCCGCACTGGCGCTGGCGTCGCTCGGCATCGTGATGGTGGGCTCGAGCTCGATCGCCATCGGCGAGGAGCTGGGCGTGGGCCCCAACTACTTCCTGGTGCGCCACGTGGTGTTCATGGGCCTGGGCGGCGTGCTCGCCTTCATGGCGATGCGGCTGGAGCTCAAGACCGTCGAGCGTTACGACCGGCTGCTGCTGCTGGGCTGCGTGCTGGCGCTGCTGGCGGTGTTCATTCCGGGGCTGGGCTCCAGCGTCAACGGCGCGCAGCGCTGGATCAACCTGGGCGTGTCCAAGTTCCAGGCCGTCGAGGCGGTCAAGGTGATGTACATCGTCTGGCTGGCCAGCTACCTGGTGCGCTTCCGCGACGAGGTCAACGCCACCTGGGGCGCCATGCTGAAGCCGATCGGCGTGGCCGTGGTGCTGATGGTCCTGCTCGCGTTCCAGCCCGACTTCGGTTCGCTGGCGCTGATCCTGGCGATCACCGCCGGGATGCTGGTGCTGGGCGGCGTCCACCTGCCGCGGATGGCCGCGCCGGTGGTGCTGCTGCTGCCGGCGCTGGCCGCGGTGGCGATCGCCGAGCCCTACCGCATGCGTCGCCTGACCTCGTTCATGGACCCCTTCGCCGATCCCTTCAACAGCGGCTACCAGCTGGCCAACGCGCTGATGGCGGTCGGTCGCGGCGAGTTCTGGGGCGTGGGCCTGGGCGCTTCGATCCAGAAGCTCAACTACCTGCCCGAAGCGCATACCGACTTCATCCTCGCGGTGATCGCCGAGGAGCTCGGCTTCGTCGGCGTCTGTCTGGTGATCGGGCTGTACGCGCTGCTGGTCGGCCGCGCCTTCCTGATCGGGCTGCGCTGCGTCGAGAACCGCCGCCACTTCGCCGGCTACATCGCCTTCGGCATCGCGCTGTGGATGAGCCTGCAGACCCTGGTCTCGATCGGCGTGAACCTCGGCCTGCTGCCGACCAAGGGGCTGACCCTGCCGCTGGTCTCGTCGGGCGGCTCCAGCGTGATGATGACCTGCGTCGCGGTGGGCCTGCTGCTGCGCGTGTCCTACGAGCTCGACCGCACCCAGCGCCAGGTCGCGCGCCTGCGTGGCGAAGCCGCCTCGCCTGCCGCGCCGCCGGCGCCGATGCCCGCCACCACCCAGCCGGTGCCGTCGCTGGCCGCGCGCGGCACCAGCCGCCTGCGCCAGCGCATCGAGCCCCGCCTCAGCCCCGGAGCCCAGGCATGA
- a CDS encoding cell division protein FtsQ/DivIB has product MNALARILAWTLAVALVALPVVAVVQGWIGAERWPLRTLRINDNLQQVDPAVVREAVLPYAQQGFFAVRLDEARHAVARLPWVEQAEVSKRWPDVLEVRVSEHRPYARWGEGRLLSQQGRVFPAADVDVPQGLPLLHGPDGRVDEVVELYQEASGLFAPAGYSVRALLLDNRGSWAMVLSNGTEVVIGSHQARIRMARFARLLPQLLQQEQLPLSRADLRYTNGFALTWAEESTA; this is encoded by the coding sequence GTGAACGCACTGGCGCGCATCCTCGCCTGGACGCTCGCGGTGGCGCTGGTCGCGCTGCCGGTGGTCGCCGTGGTCCAGGGCTGGATCGGCGCCGAGCGCTGGCCGCTACGCACGCTGCGGATCAACGACAACCTCCAGCAGGTCGATCCGGCCGTCGTGCGCGAAGCGGTGCTGCCCTATGCGCAGCAGGGCTTCTTCGCGGTGCGCCTGGACGAGGCGCGCCACGCCGTCGCGCGCCTGCCCTGGGTGGAGCAGGCGGAGGTGTCCAAGCGCTGGCCCGACGTGCTCGAAGTGCGGGTCAGCGAACACCGTCCCTACGCGCGCTGGGGCGAGGGCCGCCTGCTGTCCCAGCAGGGCCGCGTATTCCCCGCCGCGGATGTCGACGTGCCGCAGGGCCTGCCGCTGCTGCACGGCCCCGACGGCCGCGTCGACGAGGTGGTCGAGCTGTACCAGGAAGCCAGCGGCCTGTTCGCGCCGGCCGGCTACAGCGTGCGTGCGCTGCTGCTCGACAACCGCGGCAGCTGGGCGATGGTCCTCTCCAACGGCACCGAGGTGGTCATCGGCAGCCACCAGGCGCGCATCCGCATGGCCCGTTTCGCCCGCCTCCTGCCGCAGCTGCTGCAGCAGGAACAGCTGCCGCTGTCGCGCGCAGATCTCCGATACACGAATGGCTTCGCCCTGACCTGGGCCGAGGAAAGCACTGCATGA
- the murC gene encoding UDP-N-acetylmuramate--L-alanine ligase encodes MIRRLHDTHGVPMADFARRHSRVHFIGIGGTGMSGIAEVLCTLGYQVSGSDMADSAVTRRLAGLGATVHRGHGAANVLGTDCVVVSSAIQPDNPELLEARAQRIPVVPRAEMLAELMRFRRGVAVAGTHGKTTTTSLLASVLAEGGLDPTFVIGGKLLAAGANARLGGGDWLVAEADESDGSFLRLNPLVAIVTNIDVDHLENYGGDFARVQQAFSEFLHRLPFYGLAVLCIDDPEVAALAGTVSRHVMTYGFHADADVRADNVRQDGATMYFDLVLPDGSSTPMELAMPGRHNVQNALAAAAVAWELGVQPDAMRTALAKFAGVGRRFNRLAELTTARGARVQLVDDYGHHPRELAAVFEAARGGWPERRLVVAFQPHRYSRTRDLLDDFAGVLSDVDALVLTEVYPAGEQPLPNADARALARAIRARGRIDPVVVNGPGDLRDVLPDILEDGDLLLVMGAGDIGHASQSLAADGFPAAGEGA; translated from the coding sequence ATGATCCGCCGCCTTCACGATACCCACGGCGTGCCGATGGCCGACTTCGCGCGGCGGCATTCGCGCGTGCATTTCATCGGCATCGGCGGCACCGGCATGAGCGGCATCGCCGAGGTGCTGTGCACGCTGGGCTACCAGGTCTCGGGTTCGGACATGGCCGACAGCGCGGTGACGCGCCGCCTCGCGGGCCTTGGCGCGACCGTGCATCGCGGCCACGGCGCGGCCAACGTGCTGGGCACCGACTGCGTGGTGGTGTCGAGCGCCATCCAGCCCGACAACCCGGAGCTGCTGGAAGCCCGCGCGCAGCGCATCCCGGTGGTGCCGCGCGCCGAGATGCTGGCCGAGCTGATGCGCTTCCGCCGCGGCGTCGCCGTGGCCGGCACCCATGGCAAGACCACCACCACCTCGTTGCTGGCGAGCGTGCTGGCCGAGGGTGGCCTCGATCCCACCTTCGTCATCGGCGGCAAGCTGCTGGCCGCCGGCGCCAACGCGCGCCTGGGCGGCGGCGACTGGCTGGTGGCCGAGGCCGACGAGAGCGACGGCAGCTTCTTGCGCCTGAATCCACTGGTCGCCATCGTCACCAACATCGACGTCGACCACCTGGAGAACTACGGCGGCGATTTCGCTCGCGTGCAGCAGGCGTTCTCCGAGTTTCTGCACCGGCTGCCGTTCTACGGCCTCGCGGTGCTGTGCATCGACGACCCCGAAGTGGCGGCGCTGGCCGGCACGGTTTCGCGCCACGTGATGACCTACGGCTTCCATGCCGACGCCGACGTGCGCGCCGACAACGTGCGCCAGGACGGCGCCACGATGTACTTCGACCTGGTGCTGCCCGACGGCTCGTCCACGCCGATGGAGCTGGCGATGCCGGGCCGGCACAACGTGCAGAACGCGCTCGCGGCGGCGGCGGTGGCCTGGGAGCTGGGCGTCCAGCCGGACGCGATGCGCACCGCGCTGGCGAAGTTCGCGGGCGTCGGCCGCCGCTTCAACCGCCTGGCCGAGCTCACCACCGCGCGCGGCGCGCGGGTGCAGCTGGTCGACGACTACGGGCACCATCCGCGTGAACTGGCGGCGGTGTTCGAAGCCGCGCGCGGCGGCTGGCCCGAGCGCCGCCTGGTCGTGGCCTTCCAGCCGCACCGCTACAGCCGCACGCGCGACCTGCTCGACGACTTCGCGGGCGTCCTGTCCGACGTCGACGCGCTGGTGCTGACCGAGGTCTACCCGGCCGGCGAGCAGCCGCTGCCGAATGCCGACGCGCGTGCGCTGGCGCGCGCCATCCGCGCCCGCGGCCGCATCGACCCGGTCGTGGTCAACGGACCGGGCGACCTGCGCGACGTGCTGCCCGACATCCTCGAGGACGGCGACCTGCTGCTGGTCATGGGCGCCGGCGACATCGGCCACGCCTCGCAGAGCCTGGCCGCCGACGGCTTCCCGGCCGCGGGGGAGGGCGCATGA